The sequence below is a genomic window from Microbacterium sp. SORGH_AS_0888.
ATGAACGCCGTCACCGTGCGCGGCTGGATCTGGATGGACACGCCTTCGACGGCGAGGAAATCGCCGTAGTAGACGTTGAGATCGTTGACTTCGATGCTCTTGGACACGCGAGTGGCCTTCCTTGCCTTCGGGCTTATCGGGTTTTCGGCGCGAAGACCATCGCGACGATTCGGGCTATGAGGTTGAAGATCACGACCAGGACCACCAGCAGGAGAGCCGCGCCCCACGCCTGTGCCTGCGAGGCGGCGATGTCGGTTCCCGGGAAGCTGTAGCTCGTGTAGGCCATGACCGGCAGGGTCTGCATCGCGCCGTCGAACGGGTTGGCGTTGAAGTTGTCGGTGAAGCTGGCGGCGATGAAGATCGGCGCCGTCTCGCCCACGACGCGGGCGACGGCGAGCACGACGCCCGTGACGATGCCGCTGAGGGCGGTGCGCAGCACGACCTTGATGATCGTGGTCGATCGCGGCACCCCGAGGGCGAGCGAGGCCTCGCGCAGGTCGGCCGGCACGAGCCGGATCATCTCCTCCGTCGAGCGCACGACGATCGGGATCATGAGCACCGCCAGGGCGACGGATGCGGAGAACCCGCTGAACGCCTTCGGGCCGATGAGCAGCGCGAACAGCGAGAACGCGAACAGACCGGCGACGATCGAGGGGATGCCGGTCATGACGTCCACGAGGAACGTGATCGCGCGCCGCAGCGGGTTGTTCGGCAGCGCGTACTCGGTGAGGTACACCGCGGCGAGGATGCCGATCGGCACCGCCATGGCGGCGGCGATCCCCGTGATGATGAGCGTGCCGACGACGGCCTGCCACGCGCCGGGGGTGTAGGCGACCTCGAGGGTGTCCGGGTTGAACTGGTTGCCGCCGACGCCGAAGATGAACGACGGGTTGAACATCGACATCCCCTGGGTCACGACGGTCCACAGGGTCGAGATGAGCGGCGCGACGGCCAGCACGAAGGCACAGGTCACGAGTGCCCGCACGATGCGGTCGACCGCTTTCCGCCGGCCCTCGACGATCGAGGAGCCGATGCCGATCGCGATCATGTATACGACCGCGGTGAGGACGAGCCAGAGGGCCCAGTTGAATCCCTGCGTGACCACGAGCATCACGACCGCGAGGACGACGGCGGTGACGCCGAGGACGACCGGCTCGATGTACCGGGGTAGCCGGCCGCTCGTGAGGACCGTGACCGGCGCACTCGTCGATGTGGCAGCGCTCACGCTGCTGCTCCCTTCTTGACGCCGCGCTTGGCGGAGCCGCGGCCCGTCGAGGACGTCCGCGCGACGATGTAGCGCGCGAGCATGTTGACGGCGAACGAGACCACGAACAGCATGAGGCCCGTGCCGATGAGCGCGGAGCGCTGGATGTCCGTCGCGATCGGGAAGTTCAGGGCGATGTTGGCCGCGATCGTCTGCGAGTTGTACCCGTCGGTGAGCAGCCGCACCGAGAAGATGAGCGACGGCGAGATGATCAGCGCGATCGCCATCGTCTCGCCCAGGGCGCGGCCGAGGCCGAGGAGCGTCGCCGACACCATCCCGTTCCGCGCGTAGGGGAGGACGGCGAGCCGGATCATCTCCCAGCGCGTCGCGCCGAGCGCGAGCGCCGCCTCCTCGTGCAGCCGGGGGGTCTGGAGGAAGATCTCGCGCGTGATCGAGGTCACGATCGGCAGGATCATGACCGCGAGCACGACGCCGCCGGCGAGCATCGTTGACCCCGTCGTCGAGACCGGACCGCCGAAGAACGGGATCCAGCCGAGGTTCGCGTTCAGGAACTCCGAGAGCGGCAGCAGGAAGGGGCGGATGACGTAGATGCCCCACAGGCCGAAGACGATCGAGGGGACCGCGGCCAGCAGGTCCACGATGTAGCCGAGGAACCCGGCGATGCGACGGGGCGCGTAGTGCGAGATGAACAGGGCGATGCCGATCGCGACCGGAGCCCCGAGCACCATCGCGATGAGCGCCGACCAGATGCTGCCCCACAGCAGCGGGGCGACGTAGTTCCAGAAGGTGCCCCAGTTCTGGTTCTGATAGTTGAGGAGGTCGGCGTTGTCGCTCCAGTTCGCCGTGATCGCGGGCAGACCCTTGATGATCAGGAAGATCGCGACGCCGGCGAGGATCACCATGATCGAGACGGCGGATGCGGTGGACAGCCCGAGGAAGACCGTGTCTCCCGGGCGGCGCCGGGCGGAGGCCTTGGCCGTGACGCGCGGTGGCGAGACGGTCTGAGTCATCGGTCCCCCCAAGAGGTGACTGTCGGCATGTGTCGGGTTCCTTCTCGAGGTTCGTTCTTCTGATCCGAGCGACGATGTGCCGGCTCAGCCCGTTCACCGCGCAGACGCCCGGGGAACCGGCTGAGCCGGGCTCGCCCTCGAAGGGAGGGCGAGCCCGGCTCGGTGGGAGTTACTTGATCGCGGCGATGGTCTTCGCGGCGTCGGCGAGCACGCTCTCCGGCAGCGGCGCCGAACCGGCGTTCTTGGCGGCGATCGCCTGGCCCTGCGAGCTGGCGATGTAGCCGATGTAGGACGTCGTCACCTTGGCCTGCTCGGCGTTCTTGAACGTGGAGCAGAGGATCGCGTACGACACCAGCGGGATCGGGTAGGTCTCGGCGGTCAGCTTGCTGTAGTCGAACTTCTTCGACAGGTCGCCCGGGACGCCGTTGGAGGCGTCGACGGCAGCGAC
It includes:
- the pstA gene encoding phosphate ABC transporter permease PstA, yielding MSAATSTSAPVTVLTSGRLPRYIEPVVLGVTAVVLAVVMLVVTQGFNWALWLVLTAVVYMIAIGIGSSIVEGRRKAVDRIVRALVTCAFVLAVAPLISTLWTVVTQGMSMFNPSFIFGVGGNQFNPDTLEVAYTPGAWQAVVGTLIITGIAAAMAVPIGILAAVYLTEYALPNNPLRRAITFLVDVMTGIPSIVAGLFAFSLFALLIGPKAFSGFSASVALAVLMIPIVVRSTEEMIRLVPADLREASLALGVPRSTTIIKVVLRTALSGIVTGVVLAVARVVGETAPIFIAASFTDNFNANPFDGAMQTLPVMAYTSYSFPGTDIAASQAQAWGAALLLVVLVVIFNLIARIVAMVFAPKTR
- the pstC gene encoding phosphate ABC transporter permease subunit PstC, whose amino-acid sequence is MTQTVSPPRVTAKASARRRPGDTVFLGLSTASAVSIMVILAGVAIFLIIKGLPAITANWSDNADLLNYQNQNWGTFWNYVAPLLWGSIWSALIAMVLGAPVAIGIALFISHYAPRRIAGFLGYIVDLLAAVPSIVFGLWGIYVIRPFLLPLSEFLNANLGWIPFFGGPVSTTGSTMLAGGVVLAVMILPIVTSITREIFLQTPRLHEEAALALGATRWEMIRLAVLPYARNGMVSATLLGLGRALGETMAIALIISPSLIFSVRLLTDGYNSQTIAANIALNFPIATDIQRSALIGTGLMLFVVSFAVNMLARYIVARTSSTGRGSAKRGVKKGAAA